Proteins from one Phaenicophaeus curvirostris isolate KB17595 chromosome 16, BPBGC_Pcur_1.0, whole genome shotgun sequence genomic window:
- the PGAP6 gene encoding post-GPI attachment to proteins factor 6 isoform X4: protein MFLLPLSVSDSLYISEYFSQSAQKLSFYSWYGNAKLFHFHVPEDTVQLRWLLQASRGKGPECTSMEITVHFRYGAPPVINPLGTRFPANATIRPSYNISITLSSAVQNTTFVNVSTPAAGDWFIAAHLPEAAGRIEVKGFSTPCPYMFQADMFVLRLTDMPVLEPDVPMTQTIVSPAKPLHVKVFVPKHTSRMRFELQSCVTREQKACAVRVVLGSITLPQSFQKIITCTGNVNCSLALDSPPWEKWLQIMVESLGAADTSVSVEMLASFTACKPGSTSSFLNLSSLNQSQTGPRPGSIGAIGSPGLSTGEASRNASSQRSFCLQNQPIVREDLDVVSVRYRLLNGPSVPVHSISPTILLLNLNTGMDSGGSLVVSLLLNKTSVGLANATVVACVSAASPVLSLNATHNCSTAFFQGYPLSVSPSSMEAMLIVLYPQTDDWFVSLQLICPKGQGECNATEAKVTVFAYLTPCFNDCGSYGQCSLLRRHGYLYAGCSCKAGWGGWSCTDDTKAQSVGAQNLATLLLTLSNLMFLPAIAVAVYRYYLVEASVYTYTMFFSTFYHACDQPGIAVMCIMDYDTLQYCDFLGSVVSIWVTILCMSRVKKILKYVLFVLGTLLIAMSLQLDRRGVWNMMGPCLFALVIMIAAWVHHGVKRRHCYPPSWKRWVFYLLPGITLAFIAISVYAFMETNENYYYTHSIWHVLVASSVAFLLPPRDKHKKPWAWSQKLTCRYQICQNDREELYAVT from the exons ATGTTCCTCCTTCCTCTCAGTGTCTCTG ACTCCCTGTACATCTCCGAGTACTTCTCTCAAAGTGCACAGAAGCTGTCCTTCTACAGCTGGTATGGCAATGCCAAGCTCTTCCACTTCCATGTGCCAGAAGACACTGTGCAGCTTCGCTGGCTCCTGCAAGCATCCCGGGGGAAAGGACCTGAGTGCACCAGCATGGAGATCACAGT gCACTTCCGCTACGGAGCCCCTCCTGTAATTAATCCACTGGGCACTCGTTTTCCTGCAAACGCGACCATCCGTCCTTCCTACAACATCAGCATCaccctgagcagtgctgtgCAGAACACCACCTTTGTGAACGTCTCCACCCCTGCTGCCGGAGACTGGTTCATCGCTGCCCATCTCCCAGAGGCAGCTGGCAGGATTGAAGTGAAG GGTTTCTCCACTCCATGTCCCTATATGTTCCAGGCAGATATGTTTGTGCTCAGACTCACGGATATGCCTGTTCTGGAGCCTGATGTTCCCATGACACAAACCATTGTCTCGCCTGCTAAGCCACTGCATGTCAA GGTCTTCGTTCCCAAGCACACCTCCAGGATGCGGTTTGAGCTGCAAAGCTGTGTGACAAGAGAGCAGAAAGCGTGTGCTGTGCGGGTAGTGCTGGGCTCCATCACACTGCCCCAGTCCTTCCAGAAGATCATCACGTGCACAGGGAATGTAAActgcagcctggccttggatTCGCCCCCCTGGGAGAAGTGGTTACAGATTATGGTGGAGAGTCTGGGTGCTGCCGATACTAGTGTGTCAGTGGAGATGCTGGCTTCTTTCACAG cTTGCAAACCAGGCAGTACCAGTTCGTTCCTTAACTTAAGCAGCCTAAACCAGAGCCAAACTGGTCCCAGACCAGGTAGCATAGGAGCAATCGGGAGCCCCGGTCTGTCTACAGGAGAGGCTTCACGCAATGCATCCAGCCAGAGGAGCTTCTGCCTGCAGAACCAGCCCATCGTTCGGGAGGACCTGGATGTGGTGTCTGTACGCTACAGGCTCTTGAATGGTCCCAGTGTGCCCGTGCACTCCATCTCCCCAaccatcctcctcctcaatTTGAACACAGGCATGGACAGCGGGGGTTCCCTCGTGGTCAGTCTCCTGCTTAACAAG ACGTCTGTGGGCCTGGCCAATGCCACCGTGGTAGCGTGTGTGAGTGCTGCTTCGCCGGTGCTGTCCCTCAATGCCACACACAACTGCAGCACAG CCTTTTTCCAGGGCTACCCTCTGAGCGTGAGCCCGTCCTCTATGGAAGCGATGCTGATTGTCCTGTACCCGCAGACGGATGACTGGTTTGTCTCCCTGCAGCTCATCTGCCCGAAGGGCCAGGG TGAATGTAATGCCACAGAAGCCAAAGTGACTGTCTTCGCGTACCTCACCCCCTGCTTCAATGACTGTGGATCATACGGACAGTGCAGCCTCCTGAGGAGACACGGCTACCTCTACgctggctgcagctgcaagGCTG gtTGGGGCGGGTGGAGCtgcacagatgacaccaaggcTCAGTCTGTTGGCGCACAGAACCTGGCCACCCTCCTGCTCACCCTGAGCAACCTCATGTTCCTGCCAGCCATAGCAGTTGCTGTTTATCGCTACTACTTGGTGGAGGCCTCCGTCTATACCTACACCATGTTCTTCTCCACG TTCTACCACGCGTGTGACCAGCCAGGCATCGCGGTGATGTGCATCATGGACTATGACACACTACAGTACTGTGACTTTCTGGGGTCTGTGGTGTCCATCTGGGTGACGATCCTGTGCATGTCCCGGGTGAAGAAGATCCTGAAATAC GTTCTTTTTGTCTTGGGAACCCTGTTAATTGCCATGTCCCTGCAGCTGGACCGCAGAGGGGTGTGGAACATGATGGGCCCctgcctctttgccctcgtcatCATGATTGCAGCGTGG GTTCACCACGGAGTGAAACGCAGACACTGCTACCCTCCCTCGTGGAAGCGCTGGGTTTTCTACCTCCTCCCAGGGATCACTTTGGCTTTCATCGCCATCTCAGTATATGCATTCATGGAAACCAATGAGAACTATTACTACACTCACAGCATCTGGCATGTGCTGGTGGCTTCCAGCGTTGCTTTCTTGCTTCCTCCTCGGGACAAGCATAAGAAGCCCTGGGCCTGGTCACAGAAGCTCACTTGTCGCTATCAGATCTGCCAGAACGACCGTGAGGAGCTCTATGCTGTGACCTGA
- the PGAP6 gene encoding post-GPI attachment to proteins factor 6 isoform X2 translates to MWFQRMVSPPPDAQPAPVVLEGSEETPCTSPSTSLKVHRSCPSTAGMAMPSSSTSMCQKTLCSFAGSCKHPGGKDLSAPAWRSQCMHFRYGAPPVINPLGTRFPANATIRPSYNISITLSSAVQNTTFVNVSTPAAGDWFIAAHLPEAAGRIEVKGFSTPCPYMFQADMFVLRLTDMPVLEPDVPMTQTIVSPAKPLHVKVFVPKHTSRMRFELQSCVTREQKACAVRVVLGSITLPQSFQKIITCTGNVNCSLALDSPPWEKWLQIMVESLGAADTSVSVEMLASFTACKPGSTSSFLNLSSLNQSQTGPRPGSIGAIGSPGLSTGEASRNASSQRSFCLQNQPIVREDLDVVSVRYRLLNGPSVPVHSISPTILLLNLNTGMDSGGSLVVSLLLNKTSVGLANATVVACVSAASPVLSLNATHNCSTAFFQGYPLSVSPSSMEAMLIVLYPQTDDWFVSLQLICPKGQGECNATEAKVTVFAYLTPCFNDCGSYGQCSLLRRHGYLYAGCSCKAGWGGWSCTDDTKAQSVGAQNLATLLLTLSNLMFLPAIAVAVYRYYLVEASVYTYTMFFSTFYHACDQPGIAVMCIMDYDTLQYCDFLGSVVSIWVTILCMSRVKKILKYVLFVLGTLLIAMSLQLDRRGVWNMMGPCLFALVIMIAAWVHHGVKRRHCYPPSWKRWVFYLLPGITLAFIAISVYAFMETNENYYYTHSIWHVLVASSVAFLLPPRDKHKKPWAWSQKLTCRYQICQNDREELYAVT, encoded by the exons ACTCCCTGTACATCTCCGAGTACTTCTCTCAAAGTGCACAGAAGCTGTCCTTCTACAGCTGGTATGGCAATGCCAAGCTCTTCCACTTCCATGTGCCAGAAGACACTGTGCAGCTTCGCTGGCTCCTGCAAGCATCCCGGGGGAAAGGACCTGAGTGCACCAGCATGGAGATCACAGTGTAT gCACTTCCGCTACGGAGCCCCTCCTGTAATTAATCCACTGGGCACTCGTTTTCCTGCAAACGCGACCATCCGTCCTTCCTACAACATCAGCATCaccctgagcagtgctgtgCAGAACACCACCTTTGTGAACGTCTCCACCCCTGCTGCCGGAGACTGGTTCATCGCTGCCCATCTCCCAGAGGCAGCTGGCAGGATTGAAGTGAAG GGTTTCTCCACTCCATGTCCCTATATGTTCCAGGCAGATATGTTTGTGCTCAGACTCACGGATATGCCTGTTCTGGAGCCTGATGTTCCCATGACACAAACCATTGTCTCGCCTGCTAAGCCACTGCATGTCAA GGTCTTCGTTCCCAAGCACACCTCCAGGATGCGGTTTGAGCTGCAAAGCTGTGTGACAAGAGAGCAGAAAGCGTGTGCTGTGCGGGTAGTGCTGGGCTCCATCACACTGCCCCAGTCCTTCCAGAAGATCATCACGTGCACAGGGAATGTAAActgcagcctggccttggatTCGCCCCCCTGGGAGAAGTGGTTACAGATTATGGTGGAGAGTCTGGGTGCTGCCGATACTAGTGTGTCAGTGGAGATGCTGGCTTCTTTCACAG cTTGCAAACCAGGCAGTACCAGTTCGTTCCTTAACTTAAGCAGCCTAAACCAGAGCCAAACTGGTCCCAGACCAGGTAGCATAGGAGCAATCGGGAGCCCCGGTCTGTCTACAGGAGAGGCTTCACGCAATGCATCCAGCCAGAGGAGCTTCTGCCTGCAGAACCAGCCCATCGTTCGGGAGGACCTGGATGTGGTGTCTGTACGCTACAGGCTCTTGAATGGTCCCAGTGTGCCCGTGCACTCCATCTCCCCAaccatcctcctcctcaatTTGAACACAGGCATGGACAGCGGGGGTTCCCTCGTGGTCAGTCTCCTGCTTAACAAG ACGTCTGTGGGCCTGGCCAATGCCACCGTGGTAGCGTGTGTGAGTGCTGCTTCGCCGGTGCTGTCCCTCAATGCCACACACAACTGCAGCACAG CCTTTTTCCAGGGCTACCCTCTGAGCGTGAGCCCGTCCTCTATGGAAGCGATGCTGATTGTCCTGTACCCGCAGACGGATGACTGGTTTGTCTCCCTGCAGCTCATCTGCCCGAAGGGCCAGGG TGAATGTAATGCCACAGAAGCCAAAGTGACTGTCTTCGCGTACCTCACCCCCTGCTTCAATGACTGTGGATCATACGGACAGTGCAGCCTCCTGAGGAGACACGGCTACCTCTACgctggctgcagctgcaagGCTG gtTGGGGCGGGTGGAGCtgcacagatgacaccaaggcTCAGTCTGTTGGCGCACAGAACCTGGCCACCCTCCTGCTCACCCTGAGCAACCTCATGTTCCTGCCAGCCATAGCAGTTGCTGTTTATCGCTACTACTTGGTGGAGGCCTCCGTCTATACCTACACCATGTTCTTCTCCACG TTCTACCACGCGTGTGACCAGCCAGGCATCGCGGTGATGTGCATCATGGACTATGACACACTACAGTACTGTGACTTTCTGGGGTCTGTGGTGTCCATCTGGGTGACGATCCTGTGCATGTCCCGGGTGAAGAAGATCCTGAAATAC GTTCTTTTTGTCTTGGGAACCCTGTTAATTGCCATGTCCCTGCAGCTGGACCGCAGAGGGGTGTGGAACATGATGGGCCCctgcctctttgccctcgtcatCATGATTGCAGCGTGG GTTCACCACGGAGTGAAACGCAGACACTGCTACCCTCCCTCGTGGAAGCGCTGGGTTTTCTACCTCCTCCCAGGGATCACTTTGGCTTTCATCGCCATCTCAGTATATGCATTCATGGAAACCAATGAGAACTATTACTACACTCACAGCATCTGGCATGTGCTGGTGGCTTCCAGCGTTGCTTTCTTGCTTCCTCCTCGGGACAAGCATAAGAAGCCCTGGGCCTGGTCACAGAAGCTCACTTGTCGCTATCAGATCTGCCAGAACGACCGTGAGGAGCTCTATGCTGTGACCTGA
- the PGAP6 gene encoding post-GPI attachment to proteins factor 6 isoform X1 has translation MARGAGPPLRRLLLLLLLQLLALPAGRGARAGPDSLYISEYFSQSAQKLSFYSWYGNAKLFHFHVPEDTVQLRWLLQASRGKGPECTSMEITVHFRYGAPPVINPLGTRFPANATIRPSYNISITLSSAVQNTTFVNVSTPAAGDWFIAAHLPEAAGRIEVKGFSTPCPYMFQADMFVLRLTDMPVLEPDVPMTQTIVSPAKPLHVKVFVPKHTSRMRFELQSCVTREQKACAVRVVLGSITLPQSFQKIITCTGNVNCSLALDSPPWEKWLQIMVESLGAADTSVSVEMLASFTACKPGSTSSFLNLSSLNQSQTGPRPGSIGAIGSPGLSTGEASRNASSQRSFCLQNQPIVREDLDVVSVRYRLLNGPSVPVHSISPTILLLNLNTGMDSGGSLVVSLLLNKTSVGLANATVVACVSAASPVLSLNATHNCSTAFFQGYPLSVSPSSMEAMLIVLYPQTDDWFVSLQLICPKGQGECNATEAKVTVFAYLTPCFNDCGSYGQCSLLRRHGYLYAGCSCKAGWGGWSCTDDTKAQSVGAQNLATLLLTLSNLMFLPAIAVAVYRYYLVEASVYTYTMFFSTFYHACDQPGIAVMCIMDYDTLQYCDFLGSVVSIWVTILCMSRVKKILKYVLFVLGTLLIAMSLQLDRRGVWNMMGPCLFALVIMIAAWVHHGVKRRHCYPPSWKRWVFYLLPGITLAFIAISVYAFMETNENYYYTHSIWHVLVASSVAFLLPPRDKHKKPWAWSQKLTCRYQICQNDREELYAVT, from the exons ACTCCCTGTACATCTCCGAGTACTTCTCTCAAAGTGCACAGAAGCTGTCCTTCTACAGCTGGTATGGCAATGCCAAGCTCTTCCACTTCCATGTGCCAGAAGACACTGTGCAGCTTCGCTGGCTCCTGCAAGCATCCCGGGGGAAAGGACCTGAGTGCACCAGCATGGAGATCACAGT gCACTTCCGCTACGGAGCCCCTCCTGTAATTAATCCACTGGGCACTCGTTTTCCTGCAAACGCGACCATCCGTCCTTCCTACAACATCAGCATCaccctgagcagtgctgtgCAGAACACCACCTTTGTGAACGTCTCCACCCCTGCTGCCGGAGACTGGTTCATCGCTGCCCATCTCCCAGAGGCAGCTGGCAGGATTGAAGTGAAG GGTTTCTCCACTCCATGTCCCTATATGTTCCAGGCAGATATGTTTGTGCTCAGACTCACGGATATGCCTGTTCTGGAGCCTGATGTTCCCATGACACAAACCATTGTCTCGCCTGCTAAGCCACTGCATGTCAA GGTCTTCGTTCCCAAGCACACCTCCAGGATGCGGTTTGAGCTGCAAAGCTGTGTGACAAGAGAGCAGAAAGCGTGTGCTGTGCGGGTAGTGCTGGGCTCCATCACACTGCCCCAGTCCTTCCAGAAGATCATCACGTGCACAGGGAATGTAAActgcagcctggccttggatTCGCCCCCCTGGGAGAAGTGGTTACAGATTATGGTGGAGAGTCTGGGTGCTGCCGATACTAGTGTGTCAGTGGAGATGCTGGCTTCTTTCACAG cTTGCAAACCAGGCAGTACCAGTTCGTTCCTTAACTTAAGCAGCCTAAACCAGAGCCAAACTGGTCCCAGACCAGGTAGCATAGGAGCAATCGGGAGCCCCGGTCTGTCTACAGGAGAGGCTTCACGCAATGCATCCAGCCAGAGGAGCTTCTGCCTGCAGAACCAGCCCATCGTTCGGGAGGACCTGGATGTGGTGTCTGTACGCTACAGGCTCTTGAATGGTCCCAGTGTGCCCGTGCACTCCATCTCCCCAaccatcctcctcctcaatTTGAACACAGGCATGGACAGCGGGGGTTCCCTCGTGGTCAGTCTCCTGCTTAACAAG ACGTCTGTGGGCCTGGCCAATGCCACCGTGGTAGCGTGTGTGAGTGCTGCTTCGCCGGTGCTGTCCCTCAATGCCACACACAACTGCAGCACAG CCTTTTTCCAGGGCTACCCTCTGAGCGTGAGCCCGTCCTCTATGGAAGCGATGCTGATTGTCCTGTACCCGCAGACGGATGACTGGTTTGTCTCCCTGCAGCTCATCTGCCCGAAGGGCCAGGG TGAATGTAATGCCACAGAAGCCAAAGTGACTGTCTTCGCGTACCTCACCCCCTGCTTCAATGACTGTGGATCATACGGACAGTGCAGCCTCCTGAGGAGACACGGCTACCTCTACgctggctgcagctgcaagGCTG gtTGGGGCGGGTGGAGCtgcacagatgacaccaaggcTCAGTCTGTTGGCGCACAGAACCTGGCCACCCTCCTGCTCACCCTGAGCAACCTCATGTTCCTGCCAGCCATAGCAGTTGCTGTTTATCGCTACTACTTGGTGGAGGCCTCCGTCTATACCTACACCATGTTCTTCTCCACG TTCTACCACGCGTGTGACCAGCCAGGCATCGCGGTGATGTGCATCATGGACTATGACACACTACAGTACTGTGACTTTCTGGGGTCTGTGGTGTCCATCTGGGTGACGATCCTGTGCATGTCCCGGGTGAAGAAGATCCTGAAATAC GTTCTTTTTGTCTTGGGAACCCTGTTAATTGCCATGTCCCTGCAGCTGGACCGCAGAGGGGTGTGGAACATGATGGGCCCctgcctctttgccctcgtcatCATGATTGCAGCGTGG GTTCACCACGGAGTGAAACGCAGACACTGCTACCCTCCCTCGTGGAAGCGCTGGGTTTTCTACCTCCTCCCAGGGATCACTTTGGCTTTCATCGCCATCTCAGTATATGCATTCATGGAAACCAATGAGAACTATTACTACACTCACAGCATCTGGCATGTGCTGGTGGCTTCCAGCGTTGCTTTCTTGCTTCCTCCTCGGGACAAGCATAAGAAGCCCTGGGCCTGGTCACAGAAGCTCACTTGTCGCTATCAGATCTGCCAGAACGACCGTGAGGAGCTCTATGCTGTGACCTGA
- the PGAP6 gene encoding post-GPI attachment to proteins factor 6 isoform X3, translating to MAMPSSSTSMCQKTLCSFAGSCKHPGGKDLSAPAWRSQCMHFRYGAPPVINPLGTRFPANATIRPSYNISITLSSAVQNTTFVNVSTPAAGDWFIAAHLPEAAGRIEVKGFSTPCPYMFQADMFVLRLTDMPVLEPDVPMTQTIVSPAKPLHVKVFVPKHTSRMRFELQSCVTREQKACAVRVVLGSITLPQSFQKIITCTGNVNCSLALDSPPWEKWLQIMVESLGAADTSVSVEMLASFTACKPGSTSSFLNLSSLNQSQTGPRPGSIGAIGSPGLSTGEASRNASSQRSFCLQNQPIVREDLDVVSVRYRLLNGPSVPVHSISPTILLLNLNTGMDSGGSLVVSLLLNKTSVGLANATVVACVSAASPVLSLNATHNCSTAFFQGYPLSVSPSSMEAMLIVLYPQTDDWFVSLQLICPKGQGECNATEAKVTVFAYLTPCFNDCGSYGQCSLLRRHGYLYAGCSCKAGWGGWSCTDDTKAQSVGAQNLATLLLTLSNLMFLPAIAVAVYRYYLVEASVYTYTMFFSTFYHACDQPGIAVMCIMDYDTLQYCDFLGSVVSIWVTILCMSRVKKILKYVLFVLGTLLIAMSLQLDRRGVWNMMGPCLFALVIMIAAWVHHGVKRRHCYPPSWKRWVFYLLPGITLAFIAISVYAFMETNENYYYTHSIWHVLVASSVAFLLPPRDKHKKPWAWSQKLTCRYQICQNDREELYAVT from the exons ATGGCAATGCCAAGCTCTTCCACTTCCATGTGCCAGAAGACACTGTGCAGCTTCGCTGGCTCCTGCAAGCATCCCGGGGGAAAGGACCTGAGTGCACCAGCATGGAGATCACAGTGTAT gCACTTCCGCTACGGAGCCCCTCCTGTAATTAATCCACTGGGCACTCGTTTTCCTGCAAACGCGACCATCCGTCCTTCCTACAACATCAGCATCaccctgagcagtgctgtgCAGAACACCACCTTTGTGAACGTCTCCACCCCTGCTGCCGGAGACTGGTTCATCGCTGCCCATCTCCCAGAGGCAGCTGGCAGGATTGAAGTGAAG GGTTTCTCCACTCCATGTCCCTATATGTTCCAGGCAGATATGTTTGTGCTCAGACTCACGGATATGCCTGTTCTGGAGCCTGATGTTCCCATGACACAAACCATTGTCTCGCCTGCTAAGCCACTGCATGTCAA GGTCTTCGTTCCCAAGCACACCTCCAGGATGCGGTTTGAGCTGCAAAGCTGTGTGACAAGAGAGCAGAAAGCGTGTGCTGTGCGGGTAGTGCTGGGCTCCATCACACTGCCCCAGTCCTTCCAGAAGATCATCACGTGCACAGGGAATGTAAActgcagcctggccttggatTCGCCCCCCTGGGAGAAGTGGTTACAGATTATGGTGGAGAGTCTGGGTGCTGCCGATACTAGTGTGTCAGTGGAGATGCTGGCTTCTTTCACAG cTTGCAAACCAGGCAGTACCAGTTCGTTCCTTAACTTAAGCAGCCTAAACCAGAGCCAAACTGGTCCCAGACCAGGTAGCATAGGAGCAATCGGGAGCCCCGGTCTGTCTACAGGAGAGGCTTCACGCAATGCATCCAGCCAGAGGAGCTTCTGCCTGCAGAACCAGCCCATCGTTCGGGAGGACCTGGATGTGGTGTCTGTACGCTACAGGCTCTTGAATGGTCCCAGTGTGCCCGTGCACTCCATCTCCCCAaccatcctcctcctcaatTTGAACACAGGCATGGACAGCGGGGGTTCCCTCGTGGTCAGTCTCCTGCTTAACAAG ACGTCTGTGGGCCTGGCCAATGCCACCGTGGTAGCGTGTGTGAGTGCTGCTTCGCCGGTGCTGTCCCTCAATGCCACACACAACTGCAGCACAG CCTTTTTCCAGGGCTACCCTCTGAGCGTGAGCCCGTCCTCTATGGAAGCGATGCTGATTGTCCTGTACCCGCAGACGGATGACTGGTTTGTCTCCCTGCAGCTCATCTGCCCGAAGGGCCAGGG TGAATGTAATGCCACAGAAGCCAAAGTGACTGTCTTCGCGTACCTCACCCCCTGCTTCAATGACTGTGGATCATACGGACAGTGCAGCCTCCTGAGGAGACACGGCTACCTCTACgctggctgcagctgcaagGCTG gtTGGGGCGGGTGGAGCtgcacagatgacaccaaggcTCAGTCTGTTGGCGCACAGAACCTGGCCACCCTCCTGCTCACCCTGAGCAACCTCATGTTCCTGCCAGCCATAGCAGTTGCTGTTTATCGCTACTACTTGGTGGAGGCCTCCGTCTATACCTACACCATGTTCTTCTCCACG TTCTACCACGCGTGTGACCAGCCAGGCATCGCGGTGATGTGCATCATGGACTATGACACACTACAGTACTGTGACTTTCTGGGGTCTGTGGTGTCCATCTGGGTGACGATCCTGTGCATGTCCCGGGTGAAGAAGATCCTGAAATAC GTTCTTTTTGTCTTGGGAACCCTGTTAATTGCCATGTCCCTGCAGCTGGACCGCAGAGGGGTGTGGAACATGATGGGCCCctgcctctttgccctcgtcatCATGATTGCAGCGTGG GTTCACCACGGAGTGAAACGCAGACACTGCTACCCTCCCTCGTGGAAGCGCTGGGTTTTCTACCTCCTCCCAGGGATCACTTTGGCTTTCATCGCCATCTCAGTATATGCATTCATGGAAACCAATGAGAACTATTACTACACTCACAGCATCTGGCATGTGCTGGTGGCTTCCAGCGTTGCTTTCTTGCTTCCTCCTCGGGACAAGCATAAGAAGCCCTGGGCCTGGTCACAGAAGCTCACTTGTCGCTATCAGATCTGCCAGAACGACCGTGAGGAGCTCTATGCTGTGACCTGA
- the MRPL28 gene encoding large ribosomal subunit protein bL28m: MPLHRFPPRLWPALRLREGICSRLPEHYLASLRDETPPTPVHWRPQAVYPRWNPRTGERERVQDVPVTVYFPPASQEGLWGGEGWIRGYRYARNDKLSTRLPKIWKPQLFERQFYSEILDATLTITVTMRTLDLIDEAYGFDFYILKTPKADMCSKLGMDLKRTMLLRLARRDPKLHPNDPARREAIYNKYQEFAIPEEEAEWVGLSLEEAIEKQRLLEKKDPVPLFKVYAEELVNQLKEQATQKE, translated from the exons ATGCCGCTGCACCGGTTCCCGCCGCGGCTGTGGCCGGCGCTGCGGCTGCGGGAGGGCATCTGCTCGCGGCTGCCCGAGCACTACCTGGCGTCGCTGCGGGACGAGACGCCGCCCACCCCCGTGCACTGGCGGCCGCAGGCCGTGTACCCTCGCTGGAACCCGCGCACCGGCGAGCGGGAGCGCGTGCAGGACGTGCCGGTGACCGTGTACTTCCCTCCGGCCTCgcaggaggggctctggggcgGCGAGGGGTGGATCCGCGGCTACCGATACGCGCGCAATGATAAG ctctccACCAGGCTCCCCAAGATATGGAAGCCACAGCTCTTCGAGCGACAGTTCTACAGTGAGATCCTCGACGCCACCCTGACCATCACTGTCACCATGCGGACGCTGGACCTCATTGACGAGGCCTACGGCTTTGACTTCTACATTCTCAAG actccAAAAGCTGACATGTGCTCAAAGCTGGGTATGGATTTGAAGCGAACAATGCTGCTGCGACTTGCACGGCGGGATCCTAAACTTCATCCCAATGATCCAGCCAGACGAGAGGCGATCTATAATAAATACCAG GAATTTGCGATCCCCGAAGAGGAGGCAGAATGGGTTGGCTTGAGTTTAGAAGAAGCAATAGAAAAACAGCGCCTCCTAGAAAAAAAG GACCCTGTCCCACTCTTTAAGGTGTACGCTGAAGAGCTTGTCAACCAACTGAAAGAGCAGGCAACGCAGAAGGAGTAG